GAAAAATTTCTTTAAGACAACAGCAACAAATCACTTGCTGGCAGGACAATATATTGGCGGTTGCTGTGGAGGGTGCATTTGATGATTGTCAACGTATAGTTAAAACAGCATTTAGCGATTCGAGCTGGCAAAGTAAATATCAGCTGAGTACTGCCAACAGCATTAACATCGCCCGTCTTTTGCCACAAATTGTTTATTATGCCTATACCAGTTTACAGTTTCAGCAGCAAAAGGGTCAGAGTGTAGGTTTTATTGTGCCATCAGGCAATTTGGGCAATGTCACGGCAGCCTATTGGGCGAAACAGCTTGGATTTCCACTGCGTGAAATTGTGATTGCAACTAATGCTAATCGCCCGCTCACACATTATCTGGAAACAGGTAAATACCAACCTTTCCCGACGCAAGCTACGCTTGCTAATGCAATGGATGTGGGTAATCCCAGTAATTTTGCGCGATTAAAGGATTTATTCCCAGACTTTACTGATTTTAAATCTCAGGTGCACGCAATACGTGTTGATGATGAGGGAATTAAACAGGCAATTACTCAGGCTTATCAAAAAGAACAAGTGCTGATCTGTCCGCATACCGCAACTGCCTATTATGCACGTCAGCAGTTGAATGATAAACCGTGGATTATTGTAGCAACGGCTCATCCATGCAAATTTGAAAATGTGATTGAACCCATTATTAGCAAACCGTTACCACCTGCGCCAGAGCTGATGGCGTTATTGAAACGTCAGCAGAAATTTGAAACGATCCTTCCTGAGTTGTCGGCATTAACTAAAGTGGCCGATAAATATTTTTCATAACTACTCTCCTCTTAAACTTCACGTGTGCTTAATTCTGTTTTTATTAGGAAACACTCTGTTTATTTTTTATGCCTTCTCAATTTTTGCTGATAAATTATAATAAAAGCATTGTAAAAAATGAGATGAGGTATGAAAAATGCAATTTAAAATGTTTCAAAATAAATTTAAGAATGATAAAGATTCCAAAGATATTACATTCGTTTTGTCAGCTAAGTCAGCTTATGATCGTTTAATTAATCTTATTAATCGTGCATACTGTCCATTGGTGCGTGAAGAGGAGGAAACCCTAGCGTTTTGGTCTATATCTGAAAATGTAGATTCATTTCTTAGTCAACGCCCTTGTTTATATTTACCCAAAAAAACGGATGTCATAAATGACCACCAAAAAGAAAGATTAATCGATTTTTTGAAAGGGGCATTTTTACTATCAACATTAGCTTCAGCTGAAGATGGGTGTGTCGCTTTGCAAGGCATGATTCAGCGCTTTCTTGCCTGGGGTAATAGTGATTTCCATCAAGTTTTAGCTGAGGCGATTACTCAAGATTTATTTCGACTTAAAACTGCAGCAGAAGAAAAAAAACTAGAAAGCAGAGGTCTTGAAAAAGAAGAGACGGTATGTTTGGAAGGAGATTTCTCCCGAAGCGCTAAAAAAGTTCAACAGCAATTAATGAGAACTTCGCAGAGTTTTCTTGCAAGAGAGCAAAATAGACAAGATTTCATGCGTTTTGCTAACACGAGTAGACTTCGAGCAATAGGAATTACCTAAATAATTATATAAAAATATGGTTACATCTATTGATTCGATTATGGAAAATTCTCTCTGTAACAGAAGACTGAGTTAATTAATTTAACATAACTGAACTACCTTTTCAAAGAAGGAGAGTAGCTATAATTTAGTTAAATACGGTATTGACAGCAATATCAAACCCAACCATGATGGCTCGCAAATAGGATTATTTCAATGCCAGCCATCAAAAATAGAAAAATTCAAAAAATTTCACTTTCTCATACTAATCCACATGATAGTTTTTTTGCGCAATCATTATCAGACTTAACTATCGCTAGAGATTTTTTAGAACAGTATCTGCCAAAACCATTGCTAGAATCATTGGATTTAACAACGCTAGAAATTTGTAAAGATCGTATTGTGGATGGCAAGCTGCGTTCTTCTTAT
The nucleotide sequence above comes from Gammaproteobacteria bacterium. Encoded proteins:
- the thrC gene encoding threonine synthase, translating into MQFHSTENQQPHYDFISAVLSGLAKDGGLYVPDAFPKLQLDTFSLSSYPEFASQLLKHFISAPLQNDLQVMCQQAFNFAVPNTQINANTWMLELFHGPTLSFKDFGARFLAQCMARIPTNKPLTILVATSGDTGSAVASAFFQQHPTRVIVLFPRGKISLRQQQQITCWQDNILAVAVEGAFDDCQRIVKTAFSDSSWQSKYQLSTANSINIARLLPQIVYYAYTSLQFQQQKGQSVGFIVPSGNLGNVTAAYWAKQLGFPLREIVIATNANRPLTHYLETGKYQPFPTQATLANAMDVGNPSNFARLKDLFPDFTDFKSQVHAIRVDDEGIKQAITQAYQKEQVLICPHTATAYYARQQLNDKPWIIVATAHPCKFENVIEPIISKPLPPAPELMALLKRQQKFETILPELSALTKVADKYFS